The window AACTTCCCGCGCGCCGACTAACAACCCCGCCGTTTCGCGGTTCACGCACACTCGATCGAGAAGCAACGCGAAACACCAGCCGAGCGCGTCGAACCGCACTCACTCCGCTACGCTCCGATGTTGGCTCGCACTAGCCGTTCGCGTTTCGCCGCTACTTCGTTCCGACAGAAGCGCCGAGGGAGAGATTTGAACTCCCGAGTCCGTGAGGACAGTAGATTTCGAATCTACCGCCTTGGCCAGGCTAGGCTACCTCGGCTCACTCTCGTCTTGTAGGGTTTCGCGCTTGTAGGTTTCGGTTCGGTGGCACCGGCAGACCTTTGGGCGCGCCGTCGGGGACGTGTTGTATGAACGTCACGCAGGCGAGCGAGGAGTCGTCGGCCGTCCTCGACGCCGTCTCGGACGCGGTTATCGTGGATCGTGAGGTGCTCGAAACGGTGCTCGTCGGGTTTCTCGCGCGCGGCCACGTGCTGCTCGAGGACGTACCGGGAACGGGGAAGACGCTGACGGCGCGGAGCGTCACGACCGCGCTCGGCCTCGAGTTCTCCCGCGTGCAGTTCACGCCCGACCTCCTGCCCGCGGACGTGATGGGGACGCACGTGTTCAACGAGAAGACCCGCGAGTTCGAGTTCCAGGAGGGGCCGATTTTCGGGAACGTCGTGCTCGCGGACGAGATCAATCGCGCGCCCCCGAAGACGCAGGCGGCGCTGCTGGAGGCGATGGAGGAGGGGCAGGTGACGGTCGGCGGGGAGACGCACGACTTGCCCGAACCGTTCTTCGTGATCGCCACCCAGAACCCCGTCGAGCAGGAGGGGACGTTCCCGCTGCCGGAGGCGCAGCTCGACCGGTTCGTGGTGAAGTCGAGCCTCGGGTACCCGGACGACGCGGGCGAGGTGGAACTCCTGCGGCGGCGCGCGGGCCGCACCGATCAGAGCCCGAGCGTCGACACCGTGCTCGATATCGAGGGCGTTCGGTCGCTCCGCGCGGTGCCGGAGGACGTGCGAGTGAACGACGACGTGCTGGAGTACGTGTCCGCCGTCGCGCGGTCGACCCGGGAAGACCCCCGCGTCGAGGTCGGCGTCAGCCCGCGCGGCACCCAGCGGTTGTTCGAGGTGGCGCGGGCGCGCGCTGCGGTCCG is drawn from Salarchaeum sp. JOR-1 and contains these coding sequences:
- a CDS encoding MoxR family ATPase, translating into MNVTQASEESSAVLDAVSDAVIVDREVLETVLVGFLARGHVLLEDVPGTGKTLTARSVTTALGLEFSRVQFTPDLLPADVMGTHVFNEKTREFEFQEGPIFGNVVLADEINRAPPKTQAALLEAMEEGQVTVGGETHDLPEPFFVIATQNPVEQEGTFPLPEAQLDRFVVKSSLGYPDDAGEVELLRRRAGRTDQSPSVDTVLDIEGVRSLRAVPEDVRVNDDVLEYVSAVARSTREDPRVEVGVSPRGTQRLFEVARARAAVRGREFVTPEDVKRMADAALAHRLVLTPDASVQDVSKQDVVENVLDGVPVPTVD